A single Desulfovibrio piger DNA region contains:
- a CDS encoding PqqD family protein: MTCRDIFFAGVPGAVRLHDCEGLLPALGEFFRFWPHAPQPEGLPAIPGTPPSARRGPRPLLAIFPQGRGYRLRSPWLPAPRHEPSGACLLCSLAIELAAACCHACPGLASLHAAAVRLHGRTLLFCGDNRAGKSTLVARLMADTARGLGDDMLALHQGRVFSFGVPPRLRLPLPASPVLRRFAAAFPGIRDRHYGYLATGPDRLAPWGERNRPDAVILLERTPRSRAALLPAPAATGMDSVLARFLIPGGGAPGILGLGTQLLDSLPCRILRYDDLDEAAGLVAQQALLLPPAAPLADAPPPMPERPIPEGRPPSLPPREDDGDSSTLWRQRPGLACRQAGQSLFLSDGPGNRIFRLDGTGAAVWHLLASPLSRDEAASLLAETFPRVPEGRIRHELHQLFRALSEARLIEKVADRPGGRQERRSQ; the protein is encoded by the coding sequence ATGACCTGCCGGGACATCTTTTTCGCCGGTGTGCCGGGGGCCGTGCGCCTGCACGACTGCGAGGGACTGTTGCCCGCTCTGGGCGAATTTTTCCGTTTCTGGCCGCATGCCCCGCAGCCTGAAGGGCTCCCCGCCATCCCCGGCACGCCTCCGTCCGCCCGGCGCGGGCCCAGGCCGCTGCTGGCGATATTTCCGCAGGGGCGGGGCTACCGCCTGCGCTCTCCCTGGCTGCCCGCTCCCCGCCACGAGCCGTCCGGGGCCTGCCTGCTGTGCAGTCTGGCCATAGAGCTGGCGGCCGCCTGCTGCCACGCCTGCCCCGGTCTGGCGTCCCTCCATGCCGCGGCCGTACGCCTGCACGGCCGCACCCTGCTTTTCTGCGGTGACAACCGCGCCGGCAAGAGCACGCTGGTCGCCCGCCTCATGGCCGATACGGCACGAGGCCTCGGTGACGACATGCTGGCCCTCCATCAGGGCAGGGTCTTCTCCTTCGGCGTGCCTCCCCGGCTGCGCCTGCCCCTGCCCGCCTCTCCCGTCCTGCGCCGCTTCGCTGCCGCCTTTCCGGGCATACGGGACCGCCACTACGGCTACCTGGCGACAGGCCCGGACAGACTGGCCCCCTGGGGGGAAAGGAACCGCCCGGACGCCGTGATCCTGCTGGAACGCACGCCCCGCAGCCGGGCCGCCCTGCTGCCCGCGCCTGCCGCCACCGGCATGGACAGCGTGCTGGCCCGTTTCCTGATCCCTGGCGGCGGCGCACCGGGGATCCTCGGGCTGGGCACACAGCTGCTGGATTCCCTGCCCTGCCGCATCCTCCGCTATGATGACCTGGACGAGGCCGCAGGGCTCGTGGCGCAGCAGGCCCTCCTGCTGCCGCCGGCCGCGCCCCTGGCCGACGCCCCGCCCCCGATGCCGGAACGCCCCATCCCCGAAGGCCGGCCCCCTTCCCTCCCTCCGCGGGAGGACGACGGGGACAGCAGCACGCTGTGGCGGCAGCGGCCGGGCCTGGCCTGCCGGCAGGCCGGACAAAGCCTTTTCCTCAGTGACGGCCCCGGCAACCGCATCTTCCGGCTCGACGGCACCGGGGCCGCGGTCTGGCATCTGCTGGCCTCACCGCTTTCGCGGGACGAGGCCGCCTCCCTGCTGGCCGAGACCTTCCCCCGCGTCCCTGAAGGACGCATCCGGCACGAGCTCCACCAGCTTTTCCGGGCCCTTTCCGAGGCCCGCCTGATCGAAAAAGTCGCTGACAGGCCCGGGGGCAGGCAGGAAAGGCGTTCGCAATGA
- the tuf gene encoding elongation factor Tu, whose product MGKEKYERKKPHVNIGTIGHIDHGKTTLTAAITKIAGLKGEGSFVSYDEIDKAPEEKERGITIATAHVEYETDKRHYAHVDCPGHADYIKNMITGAAQMDGGILVVAATDGPMPQTREHILLARQVGVPQLVVFLNKCDLVDDEELLELVELEVRELLSSYDFPGDDVPVIRGSALKALECESADAPEAKCIIDLLQACDDFIPDPERDIDKPFLMPIEDVFSISGRGTVVTGRVERGVIKVGDVVEIVGIKPTAQTTCTGVEMFRKLLDQGQAGDNIGVLLRGTKRDEVERGQVLAAPKSITPHKKFKAEVYVLSKEEGGRHTPFFSGYRPQFYFRTTDITGVINLPEGVEMVMPGDNSQFLVELIAPIAMEAGLRFAIREGGRTVGSGVVTEIIE is encoded by the coding sequence ATGGGCAAGGAAAAATACGAACGCAAAAAGCCCCACGTTAACATCGGTACCATCGGCCACATCGACCATGGCAAGACCACGCTGACCGCCGCCATCACCAAGATCGCCGGTCTGAAGGGCGAAGGCAGCTTCGTTTCTTACGACGAGATCGACAAGGCTCCCGAAGAAAAGGAACGCGGCATCACCATCGCCACCGCCCACGTGGAATATGAAACCGACAAGCGTCACTACGCTCACGTGGACTGCCCCGGCCACGCCGACTACATCAAGAACATGATCACCGGCGCCGCCCAGATGGACGGCGGCATCCTGGTGGTGGCCGCCACCGACGGCCCCATGCCCCAGACCCGTGAGCACATCCTGCTCGCCCGTCAGGTGGGTGTGCCCCAGCTGGTCGTGTTCCTGAACAAGTGCGACCTGGTGGACGACGAAGAACTGCTGGAACTGGTGGAACTGGAAGTGCGCGAACTGCTGTCTTCCTACGACTTCCCCGGTGATGACGTGCCCGTCATCCGCGGCTCCGCCCTGAAGGCCCTGGAATGCGAAAGCGCCGACGCCCCTGAAGCCAAGTGCATCATCGACCTGCTGCAGGCCTGCGACGACTTCATCCCCGATCCCGAACGCGACATCGACAAGCCCTTCCTGATGCCCATTGAAGACGTGTTCTCCATCTCCGGCCGCGGCACCGTGGTCACCGGTCGTGTGGAACGCGGCGTCATCAAGGTCGGCGATGTGGTGGAAATCGTGGGTATCAAGCCCACCGCCCAGACCACCTGCACCGGCGTGGAAATGTTCCGCAAGCTGCTGGATCAGGGCCAGGCCGGCGACAACATCGGCGTGCTGCTGCGCGGCACCAAGCGTGACGAAGTGGAACGCGGCCAGGTGCTCGCTGCTCCCAAGTCCATCACGCCCCACAAGAAGTTCAAGGCTGAAGTGTACGTCCTGTCCAAGGAAGAAGGTGGCCGTCACACCCCGTTCTTCTCCGGCTATCGTCCTCAGTTCTACTTCCGCACCACTGACATCACTGGCGTGATCAACCTGCCCGAAGGCGTGGAAATGGTCATGCCCGGCGACAACAGCCAGTTCCTGGTGGAACTGATCGCCCCCATCGCCATGGAAGCCGGCCTGCGCTTCGCCATCCGTGAAGGTGGCCGCACCGTGGGCTCCGGCGTGGTGACCGAAATCATCGAGTAG
- the rpmG gene encoding 50S ribosomal protein L33 translates to MRVNIILACTECKRRNYSTRKNKKNTTGRLEMKKYCPWDKKHTLHRETR, encoded by the coding sequence ATGAGAGTGAACATCATCCTTGCCTGCACTGAGTGCAAGCGTCGCAACTACAGCACCCGGAAGAACAAGAAGAACACCACCGGGCGTCTGGAAATGAAAAAATATTGTCCCTGGGACAAGAAGCACACGCTTCACAGAGAAACCAGGTAA
- the secE gene encoding preprotein translocase subunit SecE: MVKKSAQADSKTEQTPNPISRLAQYIEDSRGELRKVTWPTLKETRKATFAVLGFVAVMAVVLGLVDLGLSAIIKSILS; this comes from the coding sequence ATGGTAAAGAAATCCGCGCAAGCCGACTCCAAGACCGAACAGACCCCCAACCCCATCTCCCGTCTGGCGCAATATATCGAAGATTCTCGCGGCGAACTGCGTAAGGTTACGTGGCCCACGCTCAAGGAAACGCGCAAAGCGACGTTCGCGGTTCTGGGCTTTGTTGCCGTCATGGCGGTCGTGCTCGGCCTCGTGGATCTGGGGCTTTCGGCCATCATCAAGAGCATCCTCTCCTGA
- the nusG gene encoding transcription termination/antitermination protein NusG: protein MNTPVIDENSELGKKSRWYIVHTYSGFEQRVQKTIKAMMDSGEDNGLIQEVVVPTEKVIEPSKNGSQPRTTTRKFYPGYVMIRMIMTDLSCHLVQSIPKVTGFVGGKNRPTPMSESDAARILSLMESRQETPRPKFNFERGDDVRVIEGPFEGFNGVVDDVNYEKGKLRVSVSIFGRQTPVELDFVQVSKG, encoded by the coding sequence ATGAACACTCCCGTTATCGACGAGAACTCCGAACTGGGGAAGAAGTCTCGCTGGTATATCGTGCACACCTACTCCGGTTTTGAGCAGCGCGTGCAGAAGACCATCAAGGCGATGATGGATTCCGGCGAGGACAATGGCCTCATCCAGGAAGTGGTCGTGCCTACCGAAAAGGTCATCGAACCTTCCAAGAACGGTTCGCAGCCTCGCACCACTACCCGCAAATTCTACCCCGGCTATGTGATGATCCGCATGATTATGACGGATCTTTCCTGCCATCTGGTGCAGTCCATCCCCAAGGTCACCGGTTTTGTGGGGGGGAAAAACCGCCCCACTCCCATGAGCGAAAGCGATGCCGCGCGCATCCTCTCGCTGATGGAAAGTCGCCAGGAGACCCCCCGGCCCAAGTTCAACTTCGAACGCGGCGACGACGTTCGGGTTATCGAGGGCCCCTTCGAGGGCTTCAATGGCGTCGTGGACGATGTCAACTACGAAAAGGGCAAGCTGCGCGTGTCCGTTTCCATCTTCGGAAGACAGACCCCGGTGGAACTGGATTTCGTGCAGGTTTCCAAGGGCTAG
- the rplK gene encoding 50S ribosomal protein L11, giving the protein MAKKEVAKIKLQIPAGAANPSPPVGPALGQHGLNIMGFCKEFNARTQDQKGMIIPVVITVYADRSFTFITKTPPAAVLIMKAAKIEKGSGEPNRNKVGSLTMAQVEEIAKLKLPDLNAATLESAVKSIAGTARSMGIEIK; this is encoded by the coding sequence ATGGCCAAAAAAGAAGTTGCCAAAATCAAACTGCAGATCCCGGCCGGCGCCGCCAACCCCTCCCCGCCGGTGGGTCCCGCCCTGGGTCAGCATGGCCTGAACATCATGGGCTTCTGCAAGGAATTCAATGCCCGTACCCAGGACCAGAAGGGCATGATCATCCCTGTGGTCATCACGGTCTACGCTGACCGCTCCTTCACCTTCATCACCAAGACCCCCCCGGCCGCGGTGCTGATCATGAAGGCCGCCAAGATCGAAAAGGGCTCCGGTGAACCCAACCGTAACAAGGTCGGCAGCCTGACCATGGCCCAGGTGGAAGAAATCGCCAAGCTGAAGCTGCCCGATCTCAACGCCGCCACCCTTGAGTCCGCTGTGAAGTCCATCGCCGGCACCGCCCGCAGCATGGGCATCGAAATCAAGTAG
- the rplA gene encoding 50S ribosomal protein L1: protein MPKHGKNFRKALEGVNLQERLSVEDAVSKSLGASFAKFDETVDVAIRLGVDPKYSDQMVRGAVTLPHGLGKTVRVAVFCKGEKQAEATAAGADFVGAEDLVAKIKEGWLDFDAAVATPDVMALVGQIGRLLGPRGLMPNAKTGSVTFDVTKAVNELKAGRVDFKVDKAGVLHAPLGKVSFGPEKILGNLKALLETVNRLKPSGAKGTYMLSMAVSTTMGPGFKIDMSQVKKFLEG, encoded by the coding sequence ATGCCCAAGCATGGCAAAAATTTCCGTAAAGCTCTCGAAGGCGTGAACCTGCAGGAACGCCTGAGCGTTGAAGACGCTGTGAGCAAATCCCTGGGCGCTTCCTTCGCCAAGTTCGACGAAACCGTCGACGTGGCCATCCGCCTGGGTGTTGACCCCAAGTACTCCGACCAGATGGTGCGCGGCGCCGTGACCCTGCCCCACGGCCTGGGCAAGACCGTCCGCGTGGCCGTTTTCTGCAAGGGTGAAAAGCAGGCCGAAGCCACCGCCGCCGGCGCCGACTTCGTGGGTGCCGAAGACCTGGTGGCCAAGATCAAGGAAGGCTGGCTGGACTTCGACGCCGCCGTGGCCACCCCTGACGTCATGGCCCTGGTGGGCCAGATCGGCCGTCTGCTCGGCCCCCGCGGCCTGATGCCCAACGCCAAGACCGGTTCCGTCACCTTCGACGTGACCAAGGCCGTCAACGAACTGAAGGCCGGGCGCGTGGACTTCAAGGTCGACAAGGCCGGTGTTCTGCACGCTCCTCTGGGCAAGGTTTCCTTCGGTCCCGAAAAGATCCTGGGCAACCTCAAGGCCCTGCTGGAAACCGTGAATCGTCTGAAGCCCTCCGGCGCCAAGGGCACCTACATGCTCTCCATGGCGGTATCCACCACCATGGGCCCCGGCTTCAAGATCGACATGTCCCAGGTGAAAAAATTCCTGGAAGGCTAA
- the rplJ gene encoding 50S ribosomal protein L10, whose protein sequence is MTRSEKAAVIEAIKANAERASFAVLTEFKGMTVEELTNLRVNLRKAGGEFYVVKNTLARIAFTGGTHDVVKDKFHDNSAIALGFDDPVAVAKALSDFAKQSKLFQLRCGSLEGKEMSAEQVEALAKLPSKEQLLGQLLGTMNAVPTNFVSLFANVLRGLLYALKAIEEKKGEAA, encoded by the coding sequence GTGACCAGGTCTGAAAAAGCAGCCGTCATCGAAGCGATCAAAGCCAATGCTGAACGCGCTTCCTTTGCGGTGCTGACCGAGTTCAAGGGCATGACGGTGGAAGAGCTGACGAACCTCCGTGTGAACCTGCGCAAGGCTGGCGGCGAATTCTACGTCGTCAAGAACACGTTGGCCCGTATCGCTTTTACCGGTGGCACGCATGACGTTGTCAAGGACAAGTTCCATGACAACAGCGCCATTGCCCTTGGTTTCGACGACCCCGTGGCGGTGGCCAAGGCGTTGAGTGATTTCGCCAAGCAGAGCAAGCTGTTCCAGCTGCGCTGCGGCAGCCTGGAAGGCAAGGAAATGTCTGCCGAACAGGTCGAAGCCCTGGCCAAGCTGCCGTCCAAGGAACAGCTCCTTGGTCAGCTGCTCGGCACCATGAACGCCGTGCCCACCAATTTTGTTTCGCTGTTCGCCAACGTTCTCCGCGGCCTGCTCTATGCGCTCAAGGCCATCGAAGAAAAGAAGGGCGAAGCCGCCTAA
- the rplL gene encoding 50S ribosomal protein L7/L12 has product MSVTKEQVVEFISNMTVLELSEFIKELEEKFGVSAAAPAAAMVMAAPADGGAAAAAEEKTEFDVILKEAGANKIGVIKVVRALTSLGLKEAKEKVDGCPSTLKEGVSKEEAEEAKKQLTEAGAVVEVK; this is encoded by the coding sequence ATGTCCGTGACCAAAGAACAGGTTGTTGAGTTCATCTCCAACATGACCGTCCTGGAACTGTCCGAATTCATCAAGGAACTGGAAGAAAAGTTCGGCGTGTCCGCTGCCGCTCCCGCCGCTGCCATGGTGATGGCCGCCCCCGCTGACGGTGGCGCCGCTGCCGCCGCCGAAGAAAAGACCGAATTCGACGTCATCCTGAAGGAAGCCGGCGCCAACAAGATCGGCGTCATCAAGGTCGTGCGCGCTCTGACCAGCCTGGGCCTGAAGGAAGCCAAGGAAAAGGTCGACGGCTGCCCCTCCACCCTGAAGGAAGGCGTGAGCAAGGAAGAAGCCGAAGAAGCCAAGAAGCAGCTGACCGAAGCCGGCGCTGTCGTCGAAGTGAAGTAA
- the rpoB gene encoding DNA-directed RNA polymerase subunit beta gives MGQLTKQFGKINVTLPIPHLLNLQIDSYSKFLQEGVAEADRNKEEGLEGVFHTVFPIEDFNKTASLEFVSYEIREPKYDQAECISKGLTYEAPVHIKVRLVVYDTDEATGNRTIRDIKEQGIYFGTLPLMTEKGTFIINGTERVIVNQLQRSPGIIFEHDGGKTHTSRKVLYSCRVIPMRGSWLDFDFDHKDILYVRIDRRRKMPATILFKAMGMSKMDILEYFYTREHYLLKPHNTLMWEVEKSLYRKDNAYSDIVTEDGTVLIKAGKPITKRGWRQVCEAGIKAIEVRPDTLDGMFLAEDVIAPGSGEVLAEAADEITPGLLERMREAGIERIAVLHTKGTDTSSSIRDTLMQDRIPDQEKAQEEIYRRLRPSSPPTAEIAASFFDNLFRSPDYYDLSPVGRYKLNQRLGLPDTEDSRTLTDNDILTAIKVLVQLKDSHGPADDIDHLGNRRVRLVGELVENQYRIGLVRMERAIKERMSIQEISTLMPHDLINPKPVAAVLKEFFGTSQLSQFMDQTNSLSEVTHKRRLSALGPGGLTRERAGFEVRDVHTSHYGRICPIETPEGPNIGLIVSLTTFAKVNDFGFIETPYRVVRNGRMTDEIVHLDASREGDQVVAQANARVDADGNFLDEFVTVRVKGEVEMRSRDEVTLMDISPSQMVSISAALIPFLEHDDANRALMGSNMQRQAVPLLRSEKPLVGTGMEIDVARDSGACIVAQADGKVEYADADRIVVSYEGDLYKKQGGVRAYDLLKFHKSNQNSCFGQKPTCYPGQVFKKGEILADGPGIDEGQLALGKNLVVAFMPWCGYNYEDSILISERTVKEDIFTSIHIEEFEVVARDTKLGPEEITRDIPNVSEDMLRNLDDSGIIRIGAAVKPDDILVGKITPKGETQLTPEEKLLRAIFGEKARDVKNTSLKVPPGVEGTVIDVKVFNRRSGEKDDRTLAIEAHDTAVLDQKEADHMRALGNRTRQVLAPHVLGKLTAVSVPGSKKGEVLVEAGAALTREQLDAIPVKKLQGLFESKEVNDIVADQLRDYDHQVDYLHAIYDSKREKVTEGDDLPPGVIKMVKVHIAIKRKLSVGDKMAGRHGNKGVVSCILPEEDMPFFADGRPVDIVLNPLGVPSRMNIGQIMETHLGWGAKELGRQLAELLDSGAALQVVRDEVKDVFDSPAISELVDKMDDEEFIASVKKLRNGIVTKTPVFDGATEEEIWGWMEKAGKDSDGKTILYDGRTGVPFKNRVTTGVMYILKLHHLVDEKIHARSTGPYSLVTQQPLGGKAQFGGQRLGEMEVWALEAYGAAYLLQEFLTVKSDDVTGRVKMYEKIVKGDNFLEAGLPESFNVLVKELMSLGLDVTLHQEDGKKKPKRIGFMRDQEPEE, from the coding sequence ATGGGCCAGCTTACCAAACAGTTCGGCAAAATCAACGTTACTCTCCCCATTCCGCACCTCCTCAATCTTCAGATCGACTCCTACAGCAAGTTCCTGCAGGAAGGCGTTGCCGAAGCCGATCGGAACAAGGAGGAAGGTCTGGAAGGCGTGTTCCACACCGTCTTCCCCATCGAAGATTTCAACAAGACCGCCAGCCTGGAATTCGTCAGCTACGAAATCCGCGAGCCCAAGTACGACCAGGCCGAGTGCATCTCCAAGGGCCTGACCTACGAGGCCCCGGTGCACATCAAGGTGCGCCTGGTGGTCTATGACACCGATGAAGCCACGGGCAACCGCACCATCCGCGACATCAAGGAACAGGGCATCTACTTCGGCACCCTGCCCCTGATGACGGAAAAGGGCACGTTCATCATCAACGGCACCGAGCGCGTCATCGTCAACCAGCTGCAGCGTTCTCCCGGCATCATCTTTGAACACGACGGCGGCAAGACCCACACCAGCCGCAAGGTGCTCTATTCCTGCCGAGTCATCCCCATGCGTGGCTCCTGGCTGGACTTCGACTTCGACCACAAGGACATCCTGTATGTCCGCATCGACCGTCGCCGCAAGATGCCCGCCACCATCCTGTTCAAGGCCATGGGCATGAGCAAGATGGACATCCTGGAGTACTTCTACACCCGCGAGCACTACCTGCTGAAGCCGCACAACACCCTGATGTGGGAAGTGGAAAAGTCCCTGTACCGCAAGGACAACGCCTACTCCGACATCGTCACCGAAGACGGCACCGTGCTCATCAAGGCCGGCAAGCCCATCACCAAGCGCGGCTGGCGCCAGGTGTGTGAAGCGGGCATCAAGGCCATCGAAGTGCGTCCCGACACCCTGGACGGCATGTTCCTGGCCGAAGACGTCATCGCCCCCGGCAGCGGCGAAGTGCTGGCCGAAGCCGCCGACGAGATCACGCCCGGCCTGCTGGAGCGCATGCGCGAAGCCGGCATCGAGCGCATCGCCGTGCTGCACACCAAGGGCACCGACACCTCTTCCTCCATCCGCGACACCCTGATGCAGGACCGCATCCCCGATCAGGAAAAGGCACAGGAAGAGATCTACCGTCGTCTGCGTCCTTCCAGCCCGCCCACCGCCGAGATCGCCGCCAGCTTCTTCGACAACCTGTTCCGCAGCCCGGACTACTATGACCTGTCGCCGGTGGGCCGGTACAAGCTCAACCAGCGCCTGGGCCTGCCCGACACCGAAGATTCCCGTACCCTGACCGACAACGACATCCTCACCGCCATCAAGGTGCTGGTGCAGTTGAAGGACAGCCACGGCCCGGCCGACGATATCGACCATCTGGGCAACCGCCGCGTGCGTCTGGTGGGCGAACTGGTGGAAAACCAGTACCGCATCGGTCTGGTGCGCATGGAGCGCGCCATCAAGGAACGCATGAGCATCCAGGAGATCTCCACGCTCATGCCCCACGACCTGATCAATCCCAAGCCTGTGGCCGCGGTGCTCAAGGAATTCTTCGGCACCTCCCAGCTGTCGCAGTTCATGGACCAGACCAACTCCCTGTCCGAAGTGACCCACAAGCGCCGTCTGTCGGCCCTGGGCCCCGGCGGTCTGACCCGTGAGCGCGCCGGCTTCGAAGTGCGCGACGTGCACACCTCCCACTATGGCCGCATCTGCCCCATCGAAACGCCCGAAGGTCCCAACATCGGTCTGATCGTGTCGCTGACCACCTTCGCCAAGGTCAACGACTTCGGTTTCATCGAGACCCCGTACCGCGTGGTGCGCAATGGCCGCATGACCGACGAGATCGTGCATCTGGACGCCTCCCGCGAAGGCGACCAGGTGGTGGCCCAGGCCAACGCCCGCGTGGACGCCGACGGCAACTTCCTGGACGAGTTCGTGACCGTGCGCGTCAAGGGCGAAGTGGAAATGCGCTCCCGTGACGAGGTGACCCTCATGGACATCTCGCCCAGCCAGATGGTCTCCATCTCGGCCGCGCTCATCCCCTTCCTGGAACACGACGACGCCAACCGCGCCCTCATGGGTTCCAACATGCAGCGCCAGGCCGTGCCGCTGCTGCGCAGCGAAAAGCCCCTGGTGGGCACCGGCATGGAAATCGACGTGGCCCGCGACTCCGGCGCCTGCATCGTGGCCCAGGCCGACGGCAAGGTGGAATACGCCGACGCCGACCGCATCGTGGTCTCCTACGAAGGCGACCTGTACAAGAAACAGGGCGGCGTGCGTGCCTATGACCTGCTGAAGTTCCACAAGTCCAACCAGAACTCCTGCTTCGGCCAGAAGCCCACCTGCTACCCCGGCCAGGTGTTCAAGAAGGGCGAGATCCTCGCCGACGGTCCCGGCATCGACGAAGGCCAGCTGGCCCTGGGCAAGAACCTGGTGGTGGCCTTCATGCCCTGGTGCGGCTACAACTACGAAGACTCCATCCTCATTTCCGAACGTACCGTGAAAGAGGACATCTTCACCTCCATCCACATCGAAGAATTCGAAGTGGTGGCCCGCGACACCAAGCTCGGACCCGAAGAGATCACCCGCGACATCCCCAACGTCAGCGAAGACATGCTGCGCAACCTGGACGACAGCGGCATCATCCGCATCGGCGCGGCCGTGAAGCCCGACGACATCCTGGTCGGCAAGATCACCCCCAAGGGCGAGACCCAGCTGACCCCGGAAGAAAAGCTGTTGCGCGCCATCTTCGGCGAGAAGGCCCGCGACGTGAAGAACACCTCCCTCAAGGTGCCCCCGGGAGTGGAAGGCACGGTCATCGACGTCAAGGTGTTCAACCGCCGCTCCGGTGAGAAGGACGACCGCACCCTGGCCATCGAGGCCCACGACACCGCCGTGCTGGACCAGAAGGAAGCCGACCACATGCGCGCCCTGGGCAACCGCACCCGCCAGGTGCTGGCCCCCCATGTGCTGGGCAAGCTGACCGCCGTCAGCGTCCCCGGCAGCAAGAAGGGCGAAGTGCTGGTGGAAGCCGGTGCCGCCCTGACCCGCGAGCAGCTGGACGCCATCCCGGTGAAGAAGCTGCAGGGCCTGTTCGAGAGCAAGGAAGTCAACGACATCGTGGCCGACCAGCTCAGGGACTACGACCATCAGGTGGATTACCTGCACGCCATCTATGACTCCAAGCGCGAGAAGGTCACCGAAGGGGACGACCTGCCTCCCGGCGTCATCAAGATGGTCAAGGTCCACATCGCCATCAAGCGCAAGCTCTCGGTGGGCGACAAGATGGCCGGCCGTCACGGCAACAAGGGTGTGGTCTCCTGCATCCTGCCCGAAGAAGACATGCCCTTCTTCGCCGACGGTCGCCCCGTGGACATCGTGCTCAACCCCCTGGGCGTGCCTTCGCGTATGAACATCGGCCAGATCATGGAGACCCACCTGGGCTGGGGCGCCAAGGAACTTGGCCGCCAGCTGGCCGAACTGCTGGATTCCGGCGCGGCCCTGCAGGTGGTGCGTGACGAGGTCAAGGACGTCTTCGACTCCCCGGCCATCAGCGAGCTGGTGGACAAGATGGACGACGAGGAGTTCATCGCCTCGGTCAAGAAGCTGCGCAACGGCATCGTGACCAAGACCCCGGTCTTCGACGGCGCCACCGAAGAAGAGATCTGGGGCTGGATGGAAAAGGCCGGCAAGGACAGCGACGGTAAGACCATCCTGTACGACGGCCGCACCGGCGTGCCCTTCAAGAACCGCGTGACCACCGGTGTCATGTACATCCTGAAGCTGCACCACCTGGTCGACGAAAAGATCCACGCCCGTTCCACCGGCCCCTACAGCCTGGTCACCCAGCAGCCGCTGGGCGGCAAGGCGCAGTTCGGTGGCCAGCGTCTGGGCGAAATGGAAGTCTGGGCTCTGGAAGCCTACGGCGCCGCCTATCTCCTGCAGGAATTCCTCACCGTCAAGTCCGACGACGTGACCGGACGTGTGAAGATGTACGAGAAGATCGTCAAGGGCGACAACTTCCTGGAAGCCGGTCTGCCCGAATCCTTCAACGTTCTGGTCAAGGAACTCATGAGCCTGGGCCTCGACGTGACCCTGCATCAGGAAGACGGCAAGAAAAAGCCCAAGCGTATCGGCTTCATGCGCGACCAGGAACCCGAGGAATAG